From the Acidimicrobiales bacterium genome, the window TATATCACTTGTGTATCATCGACCCTAGAAGACGCACGACATCGGAGCAACCGCCATGGTCCAGTCAACGCTGAGCCAGACCGCCTACGACGAGATCCGCACGATGATCGTGCGGCTCGATCTCGCTCCCGGCGAGGTGTTGCGAGAGGACGACCTCCAGACCAGTCTCGGCATCGGCCGTACTCCCATCCGCGAGGCGCTCCAGCGGCTCGCCCGCGAGCACTTCGTGACCGTCATCCCCCGACGCGGCATGTTCGTGGCCGGCATCGACGTCTCCGAACTCTCGATGCTGTTCGAGACCCGCACCGTGCTCGAGCCCTACGCCGCCCGTCTCGCCGCCGCCCGCGGGACGGCCGAGCAGTGGGTCGAGATGGCGAGTGTGTTGAAGGGCACGAAGAAGGCGAAGAGCAACGACCAACTGATGGCCGTCGATCGTCGCTGCCACGAGATCATGTGGGCGGCGGCCGGCAACCGCTTCCTGCTCGACACACTCGACACTCTCTACGCCCAGTCCGACCGCCTCTGGCACCTCTACCTGTCCGACGTCGCCGACATGCGCCACGCCGTGCAGGAACACGCCGAGATCCTCGATGCCCTCCGGGCCGCCGACGGCGACCGGGTCGCCGAACTCGTCGAATCCCATGTGCGGGCCTTCGACGAGGAGATCCGGGCCGCGGTCACCCAGTGCCTCGCCTCGCCGCTCGCCGGCTGACGCCACGACCGTCCCCGCGGCAGCGCGCTCGGCGGGAACCCGGTGTGTGAAACCATCGTCGTATGGACATGCGTCGCCGATTCACCTCCGCTGCCCTCATCGCGGTGCTGGCCCTCGCCGCGTCGGCATGCGGCGATGATGCGGATACGTCGACCGCAGATCCGGGTCCCACCGTCGACGATGCGAGCGCCGATGGT encodes:
- a CDS encoding GntR family transcriptional regulator, with product MVQSTLSQTAYDEIRTMIVRLDLAPGEVLREDDLQTSLGIGRTPIREALQRLAREHFVTVIPRRGMFVAGIDVSELSMLFETRTVLEPYAARLAAARGTAEQWVEMASVLKGTKKAKSNDQLMAVDRRCHEIMWAAAGNRFLLDTLDTLYAQSDRLWHLYLSDVADMRHAVQEHAEILDALRAADGDRVAELVESHVRAFDEEIRAAVTQCLASPLAG